ATTTATATTTTCTGGCAATGATGTAAAAAATGCAACAATATTTGTAAATGTCATTCGTGAATCCATTCTTGAAGCAGATGACACTGTCCGTGTTTTGGGTTTGAAAAGAAAGCAGCATTTCACATTTACCCCTTTATTGATGCCTTACGAAAGTTCAATGCTGTTATAAAGACATGCTGGGAACGTTTTGGAacataattttgattaaaaaaaatttcttttctagCACTTTTTATTGGCACTTTCTGCAGGAAGTATGACTGCAAAAGTTCATACTAAACATTTTTCATATCAAGGATTTCATCATGAGAAAGAACACTTCATTAGAAATTAATAGTGAGCAAAAAACTAAAGCTTTACATTACTAGTTTCATAATAATTGGCGACGGTATAAACGTCTCATTTCACATCCAGAATATCAAACTCAACTTAAAAAATGTGTTGTTGATTTTAACagcaaaaatttgtaaaactgaGTTAAGACTTTTAAAACAGTCCCTCTTGAATGAAAAATCATGTATATTTTGTTCTTGATAGTGAATTAAagaattacttatttatttgtaCCGtggaaatgcaatttttttaataataataaactaaatgttgaataacttttttgaatataatgttttgatatcaatttttacattttttatgatCCAGATAGCATAGGCTTTCAAACCCCATATCTCATTTCAAACTCCTTATGCCATTTTTCCAGGTCAACTCGATGAGGTAACCTTGATTTTTTGACAAGATTGGCCAACATATCAGTTTTCAACGTTTTCCAAAACGTTGAAAACTGCATATGTattatgtttgttaatttaaaaatttatacagtCTTTAGAATTcgtaatgcaaataaaaaaaaagattaaaaaaatagttttatgaaaTCCTAACATTTGCATTACAGGTTGGTAGAAAACAcgctataaaaaatgtttattaataggCCTATTCAcgattttaaactcaaaaactcagcttaaaattaaaattgtatttttacttGTATTCTCTAgagtaatataattatttgatgtttttcaaGCTAAGTTTTGTTTACGAAACCTTTTTATACTATATGTAATTGTTATAGTATAAGATAAAACTATAttcgaaatttttttcaaattagtttaattttatacataaaaactttttaaatttaataataacgcgctgcatttaaaaaaaagagataagttTAATAAGAAGttgaaactttttacttaataaatgatattaaatttattttaattaaaaaaagaactttttataataCATCTAACCGTTCGTCTATTTTTAGGTATTCAatctttttcagaaaatttattttcacgcAAGAAACTACTTTGTGAAattcaagattattttttacaagatGCAAACGAGCCAGCTTTAGTATTATATGGAATGTCGGGTGTCGGAAAGACACATATTGCCAGAAAATATTGTGAAATATCGTATAACTTCTATAAAAACGTTGTTTGGATTGACGCAGCATTTGCAATGTTGCAAACTTCAATGAGAAACCATTGTCAAATATTAGGATTCGAGGTTCAAGATTCAAAAGGagattattttgatataaaagtgATTGTTGGAAAAATTCacaactattataaaaatgaaaaaactttgtatGTTTTTGACAATGTTGACGATGAAAgtgttaaaaacttatcaatgtACATTTCAAAAAAACCGAATTCATTCACGTTGATTACCTCCCAATGGAGAACGTGGTCAAATAATGTAAATCAAatgtttgttgatgttttttcttCTGAAGAAGCATTcgcttatgtaaaaaataatactagaGAAAGTAGCGATGAAAACATAAGAAACTTAATTAAAGAACTTGGTTATCATCCGTTTGCAATTAGTCaggcaataaaatatataaatatatataaagtttcgATAGAGAAATACATAGATCGATATAGATCTAAACCAGCAGAAATATTAGACAATAATAACTTTCCAACAGAAGAAGAATCAAAGTCTGCAATAAAAGCAAttaacttagttttaataaaattagaaaaaactcaaccttttctatttaaattattaaactgtTTATCTCATTGTGACGGTCAAAACATCAGTAAACAGTTTATAACACAAATCTCAAATCAAATGGAAACAAACGACGAATCTTTAATCGATGAAGCTATTGGATTACTAATAAGTTATTCTTTACTAAACtgttttgatgataaaaaatatacaatgcACGAACTTACACAGTTAACAtgtaaatgttttcaaaaaagaaactcaaatacaaatacatatcTTGATTTaatcgaaaattattttaaagttgaattgAATAATGTAAAAGATCACATAGATTACggaaatgattttgtttttcattttatctttaTGTTTCGTACTAACGGAAAAAGATTTTCGGAAACCTTCCATCATTTGACaacttctattaaaaaattattagtatgtAAAGGTTTATTTGAAGAAGCAAtcgaaatattaaaaattgttaaaaattttaatacagaaACTTAtggtgaaaataataaaatcacgcttcttacaaaacataatatcgcaagTTGCTTGGACGacatgggaaaatataacgaagctttagaaatttattattctgttgataaaatacaaactgaaattttaggtatcaaccatccgtctacaatgacaacaaaacataatatcgcaaactgtttgaacagaatgggaaaatataacgaagctttagaaatttattattctgttgataaaatacaaactgaaattttaggtatcaaccatccgtctacaatggcaacaaaacataatatcgcactCTGTTTGAacaatatgggaaaatataacgaagctttagaaatttattattctgttgataaaataaaaactgaaattttaggtatcaaccatccggaTACAATgataacaaaacataatatcgcactCTGTTTGAACAgaatgggaaaatataacgaagctttagaaatttattattctgttgataaaatacaaactgaaattttaggtatcaaccatccgtctacaatgacaacaaaacataatatcgcactCTGTTTGAacaatatgggaaaatataacgaagctttagaaatttattattctgttgataaaataaaaactgaaattttaggtatcaaccatccggaTACAATGATAACAAAACATAGTATCGCAAGCTGTTTGGacgatatgggaaaatataacgacgctttagaaatttattattctgttgataaaatacgaactgaaattttaggtatcaaccatccggatacaatgacaacaaaacataatatcgcaagctgtttggacaatatgggaaaatataacgaagctttagaaatttattattctgttgataaaatacaaactgaaattttaggtatcaaccatccgtctacaatgacaacaaaacataatatcgcaagcTGTTTGAACAgaatgggaaaatataacgaagctttagaaatttattattctgttgataaaatacaaactgaaattttaggtatcaaccatccgtctacaatggcaacaaaacataatatcgcactCTGTTTGAacaatatgggaaaatataacgaagctttagaaatttattattctgttgataaaataaaaactgaaattttaggtatcaaccatccgtctacaatgacaacaaaaaataatatcgcattCTGTTTGGacaatatgggaaaatataacgaagctttagaaatttattattctgttgataaaatagaaactgaaattttaggtatcaaccatccgtctacaatgacaacaaaacataatatcgcaagctgtttggacgatatgggaaaatataacgacgctttagaaatttattattctgttgataaaatacaaactgaaattttaggtatcaaccatccggaTACAATGATAACAAAACATAGTATCGCAAGCTGTTTGAacaatatgggaaaatataacgaagctttagaaatttattattctgttgataaaataaaaactgaaattttaggtatcaaccatccgtctacaatgacaacaaaaaataatatcgcattCTGTTTGGacaatatgggaaaatataacgaagctttagaaatttattattctgttgataaattacaaactgaaattttaggtatcaaccatccgtctACAATGGCAACAAAACGTAATATTGCAATCTGTTTGAATAATTTAGAAACAAAGCGAGCGAgttgtttaattatttgattattatattatttttaatatatataaagtttatctgttcataaaatattattgacaaacgtttttctttaaaagttagaGAATTCcgtattttattctaataaattaaaatctaaatttttaataaatttttaaagaaaaaatgattgtttatttcagtatttatagcctttattatatattattatttattatatataatataatattattatatatttatattttaaaattaaaaagggGTAAAAGCAGTTTAtagtttaaacttaattttttaagtctATGTTATTTAAAAGCTAAGATTTTGTTattgcgatatatatatatatatatatatatatatatatatatatatatatatatatatatatatatatttacttaactGGTTAAAGTATATTTGAAAGATGAACCAATTAATACGACTCCCTCAGGAATTATAGTATGGAATATTAGGTAAacgtttttgattttttattattaatttttgaatctCACGATagtaat
This genomic interval from Hydra vulgaris chromosome 01, alternate assembly HydraT2T_AEP contains the following:
- the LOC136075178 gene encoding uncharacterized protein LOC136075178 isoform X11, with the protein product MYKQVGYEDSKTENLFSRKKLLCEIQDYFLQDANEPALVLYGMSGVGKTHIARKYCEISYNFYKNVVWIDAAFAMLQTSMRNHCQILGFEVQDSKGDYFDIKVIVGKIHNYYKNEKTLYVFDNVDDESVKNLSMYISKKPNSFTLITSQWRTWSNNVNQMFVDVFSSEEAFAYVKNNTRESSDENIRNLIKELGYHPFAISQAIKYINIYKVSIEKYIDRYRSKPAEILDNNNFPTEEESKSAIKAINLVLIKLEKTQPFLFKLLNCLSHCDGQNISKQFITQISNQMETNDESLIDEAIGLLISYSLLNCFDDKKYTMHELTQLTCKCFQKRNSNTNTYLDLIENYFKVELNNVKDHIDYGNDFVFHFIFMFRTNGKRFSETFHHLTTSIKKLLVCKGLFEEAIEILKIVKNFNTETYGENNKITLLTKHNIASCLDDMGKYNEALEIYYSVDKIQTEILGINHPSTMTTKHNIANCLNRMGKYNEALEIYYSVDKIQTEILGINHPSTMATKHNIALCLNNMGKYNEALEIYYSVDKIKTEILGINHPDTMITKHNIALCLNRMGKYNEALEIYYSVDKIQTEILGINHPSTMTTKHNIALCLNNMGKYNEALEIYYSVDKIKTEILGINHPSTMTTKNNIAFCLDNMGKYNEALEIYYSVDKIETEILGINHPSTMTTKHNIASCLDDMGKYNDALEIYYSVDKIQTEILGINHPDTMITKHSIASCLNNMGKYNEALEIYYSVDKIKTEILGINHPSTMTTKNNIAFCLDNMGKYNEALEIYYSVDKLQTEILGINHPSTMATKRNIAICLNNLETKRASCLII
- the LOC136075178 gene encoding uncharacterized protein LOC136075178 isoform X13, encoding MYKQVGYEDSKTENLFSRKKLLCEIQDYFLQDANEPALVLYGMSGVGKTHIARKYCEISYNFYKNVVWIDAAFAMLQTSMRNHCQILGFEVQDSKGDYFDIKVIVGKIHNYYKNEKTLYVFDNVDDESVKNLSMYISKKPNSFTLITSQWRTWSNNVNQMFVDVFSSEEAFAYVKNNTRESSDENIRNLIKELGYHPFAISQAIKYINIYKVSIEKYIDRYRSKPAEILDNNNFPTEEESKSAIKAINLVLIKLEKTQPFLFKLLNCLSHCDGQNISKQFITQISNQMETNDESLIDEAIGLLISYSLLNCFDDKKYTMHELTQLTCKCFQKRNSNTNTYLDLIENYFKVELNNVKDHIDYGNDFVFHFIFMFRTNGKRFSETFHHLTTSIKKLLVCKGLFEEAIEILKIVKNFNTETYGENNKITLLTKHNIASCLDDMGKYNEALEIYYSVDKIQTEILGINHPSTMTTKHNIANCLNRMGKYNEALEIYYSVDKIQTEILGINHPSTMATKHNIALCLNNMGKYNEALEIYYSVDKIKTEILGINHPSTMTTKHNIASCLNRMGKYNEALEIYYSVDKIQTEILGINHPSTMATKHNIALCLNNMGKYNEALEIYYSVDKIKTEILGINHPSTMTTKNNIAFCLDNMGKYNEALEIYYSVDKIETEILGINHPSTMTTKHNIASCLDDMGKYNDALEIYYSVDKIQTEILGINHPDTMITKHSIASCLNNMGKYNEALEIYYSVDKIKTEILGINHPSTMTTKNNIAFCLDNMGKYNEALEIYYSVDKLQTEILGINHPSTMATKRNIAICLNNLETKRASCLII
- the LOC136075178 gene encoding uncharacterized protein LOC136075178 isoform X12, with the protein product MYKQVGYEDSKTENLFSRKKLLCEIQDYFLQDANEPALVLYGMSGVGKTHIARKYCEISYNFYKNVVWIDAAFAMLQTSMRNHCQILGFEVQDSKGDYFDIKVIVGKIHNYYKNEKTLYVFDNVDDESVKNLSMYISKKPNSFTLITSQWRTWSNNVNQMFVDVFSSEEAFAYVKNNTRESSDENIRNLIKELGYHPFAISQAIKYINIYKVSIEKYIDRYRSKPAEILDNNNFPTEEESKSAIKAINLVLIKLEKTQPFLFKLLNCLSHCDGQNISKQFITQISNQMETNDESLIDEAIGLLISYSLLNCFDDKKYTMHELTQLTCKCFQKRNSNTNTYLDLIENYFKVELNNVKDHIDYGNDFVFHFIFMFRTNGKRFSETFHHLTTSIKKLLVCKGLFEEAIEILKIVKNFNTETYGENNKITLLTKHNIASCLDDMGKYNEALEIYYSVDKIQTEILGINHPSTMTTKHNIANCLNRMGKYNEALEIYYSVDKIQTEILGINHPDTMTTKHNIASCLDNMGKYNEALEIYYSVDKIQTEILGINHPSTMTTKHNIASCLNRMGKYNEALEIYYSVDKIQTEILGINHPSTMATKHNIALCLNNMGKYNEALEIYYSVDKIKTEILGINHPSTMTTKNNIAFCLDNMGKYNEALEIYYSVDKIETEILGINHPSTMTTKHNIASCLDDMGKYNDALEIYYSVDKIQTEILGINHPDTMITKHSIASCLNNMGKYNEALEIYYSVDKIKTEILGINHPSTMTTKNNIAFCLDNMGKYNEALEIYYSVDKLQTEILGINHPSTMATKRNIAICLNNLETKRASCLII
- the LOC136075178 gene encoding uncharacterized protein LOC136075178 isoform X20; translation: MYKQVGYEDSKTENLFSRKKLLCEIQDYFLQDANEPALVLYGMSGVGKTHIARKYCEISYNFYKNVVWIDAAFAMLQTSMRNHCQILGFEVQDSKGDYFDIKVIVGKIHNYYKNEKTLYVFDNVDDESVKNLSMYISKKPNSFTLITSQWRTWSNNVNQMFVDVFSSEEAFAYVKNNTRESSDENIRNLIKELGYHPFAISQAIKYINIYKVSIEKYIDRYRSKPAEILDNNNFPTEEESKSAIKAINLVLIKLEKTQPFLFKLLNCLSHCDGQNISKQFITQISNQMETNDESLIDEAIGLLISYSLLNCFDDKKYTMHELTQLTCKCFQKRNSNTNTYLDLIENYFKVELNNVKDHIDYGNDFVFHFIFMFRTNGKRFSETFHHLTTSIKKLLVCKGLFEEAIEILKIVKNFNTETYGENNKITLLTKHNIASCLDDMGKYNEALEIYYSVDKIQTEILGINHPSTMTTKHNIASCLNRMGKYNEALEIYYSVDKIQTEILGINHPSTMATKHNIALCLNNMGKYNEALEIYYSVDKIKTEILGINHPSTMTTKNNIAFCLDNMGKYNEALEIYYSVDKIETEILGINHPSTMTTKHNIASCLDDMGKYNDALEIYYSVDKIQTEILGINHPDTMITKHSIASCLNNMGKYNEALEIYYSVDKIKTEILGINHPSTMTTKNNIAFCLDNMGKYNEALEIYYSVDKLQTEILGINHPSTMATKRNIAICLNNLETKRASCLII
- the LOC136075178 gene encoding uncharacterized protein LOC136075178 isoform X8 gives rise to the protein MSGVGKTHIARKYCEISYNFYKNVVWIDAAFAMLQTSMRNHCQILGFEVQDSKGDYFDIKVIVGKIHNYYKNEKTLYVFDNVDDESVKNLSMYISKKPNSFTLITSQWRTWSNNVNQMFVDVFSSEEAFAYVKNNTRESSDENIRNLIKELGYHPFAISQAIKYINIYKVSIEKYIDRYRSKPAEILDNNNFPTEEESKSAIKAINLVLIKLEKTQPFLFKLLNCLSHCDGQNISKQFITQISNQMETNDESLIDEAIGLLISYSLLNCFDDKKYTMHELTQLTCKCFQKRNSNTNTYLDLIENYFKVELNNVKDHIDYGNDFVFHFIFMFRTNGKRFSETFHHLTTSIKKLLVCKGLFEEAIEILKIVKNFNTETYGENNKITLLTKHNIASCLDDMGKYNEALEIYYSVDKIQTEILGINHPSTMTTKHNIANCLNRMGKYNEALEIYYSVDKIQTEILGINHPSTMATKHNIALCLNNMGKYNEALEIYYSVDKIKTEILGINHPDTMITKHNIALCLNRMGKYNEALEIYYSVDKIQTEILGINHPDTMTTKHNIASCLDNMGKYNEALEIYYSVDKIQTEILGINHPSTMTTKHNIASCLNRMGKYNEALEIYYSVDKIQTEILGINHPSTMATKHNIALCLNNMGKYNEALEIYYSVDKIKTEILGINHPSTMTTKNNIAFCLDNMGKYNEALEIYYSVDKIETEILGINHPSTMTTKHNIASCLDDMGKYNDALEIYYSVDKIQTEILGINHPDTMITKHSIASCLNNMGKYNEALEIYYSVDKIKTEILGINHPSTMTTKNNIAFCLDNMGKYNEALEIYYSVDKLQTEILGINHPSTMATKRNIAICLNNLETKRASCLII
- the LOC136075178 gene encoding uncharacterized protein LOC136075178 isoform X16 produces the protein MSGVGKTHIARKYCEISYNFYKNVVWIDAAFAMLQTSMRNHCQILGFEVQDSKGDYFDIKVIVGKIHNYYKNEKTLYVFDNVDDESVKNLSMYISKKPNSFTLITSQWRTWSNNVNQMFVDVFSSEEAFAYVKNNTRESSDENIRNLIKELGYHPFAISQAIKYINIYKVSIEKYIDRYRSKPAEILDNNNFPTEEESKSAIKAINLVLIKLEKTQPFLFKLLNCLSHCDGQNISKQFITQISNQMETNDESLIDEAIGLLISYSLLNCFDDKKYTMHELTQLTCKCFQKRNSNTNTYLDLIENYFKVELNNVKDHIDYGNDFVFHFIFMFRTNGKRFSETFHHLTTSIKKLLVCKGLFEEAIEILKIVKNFNTETYGENNKITLLTKHNIASCLDDMGKYNEALEIYYSVDKIQTEILGINHPSTMTTKHNIANCLNRMGKYNEALEIYYSVDKIQTEILGINHPSTMATKHNIALCLNNMGKYNEALEIYYSVDKIKTEILGINHPSTMTTKHNIASCLNRMGKYNEALEIYYSVDKIQTEILGINHPSTMATKHNIALCLNNMGKYNEALEIYYSVDKIKTEILGINHPSTMTTKNNIAFCLDNMGKYNEALEIYYSVDKIETEILGINHPSTMTTKHNIASCLDDMGKYNDALEIYYSVDKIQTEILGINHPDTMITKHSIASCLNNMGKYNEALEIYYSVDKIKTEILGINHPSTMTTKNNIAFCLDNMGKYNEALEIYYSVDKLQTEILGINHPSTMATKRNIAICLNNLETKRASCLII
- the LOC136075178 gene encoding uncharacterized protein LOC136075178 isoform X21, producing MSGVGKTHIARKYCEISYNFYKNVVWIDAAFAMLQTSMRNHCQILGFEVQDSKGDYFDIKVIVGKIHNYYKNEKTLYVFDNVDDESVKNLSMYISKKPNSFTLITSQWRTWSNNVNQMFVDVFSSEEAFAYVKNNTRESSDENIRNLIKELGYHPFAISQAIKYINIYKVSIEKYIDRYRSKPAEILDNNNFPTEEESKSAIKAINLVLIKLEKTQPFLFKLLNCLSHCDGQNISKQFITQISNQMETNDESLIDEAIGLLISYSLLNCFDDKKYTMHELTQLTCKCFQKRNSNTNTYLDLIENYFKVELNNVKDHIDYGNDFVFHFIFMFRTNGKRFSETFHHLTTSIKKLLVCKGLFEEAIEILKIVKNFNTETYGENNKITLLTKHNIASCLDDMGKYNEALEIYYSVDKIQTEILGINHPSTMTTKHNIANCLNRMGKYNEALEIYYSVDKIQTEILGINHPDTMTTKHNIASCLDNMGKYNEALEIYYSVDKIQTEILGINHPSTMTTKHNIASCLNRMGKYNEALEIYYSVDKIQTEILGINHPSTMATKHNIALCLNNMGKYNEALEIYYSVDKIKTEILGINHPSTMTTKNNIAFCLDNMGKYNEALEIYYSVDKIETEILGINHPSTMTTKHNIASCLDDMGKYNDALEIYYSVDKIQTEILGINHPSTMATKRNIAICLNNLETKRASCLII
- the LOC136075178 gene encoding uncharacterized protein LOC136075178 isoform X15 — its product is MSGVGKTHIARKYCEISYNFYKNVVWIDAAFAMLQTSMRNHCQILGFEVQDSKGDYFDIKVIVGKIHNYYKNEKTLYVFDNVDDESVKNLSMYISKKPNSFTLITSQWRTWSNNVNQMFVDVFSSEEAFAYVKNNTRESSDENIRNLIKELGYHPFAISQAIKYINIYKVSIEKYIDRYRSKPAEILDNNNFPTEEESKSAIKAINLVLIKLEKTQPFLFKLLNCLSHCDGQNISKQFITQISNQMETNDESLIDEAIGLLISYSLLNCFDDKKYTMHELTQLTCKCFQKRNSNTNTYLDLIENYFKVELNNVKDHIDYGNDFVFHFIFMFRTNGKRFSETFHHLTTSIKKLLVCKGLFEEAIEILKIVKNFNTETYGENNKITLLTKHNIASCLDDMGKYNEALEIYYSVDKIQTEILGINHPSTMTTKHNIANCLNRMGKYNEALEIYYSVDKIQTEILGINHPDTMTTKHNIASCLDNMGKYNEALEIYYSVDKIQTEILGINHPSTMTTKHNIASCLNRMGKYNEALEIYYSVDKIQTEILGINHPSTMATKHNIALCLNNMGKYNEALEIYYSVDKIKTEILGINHPSTMTTKNNIAFCLDNMGKYNEALEIYYSVDKIETEILGINHPSTMTTKHNIASCLDDMGKYNDALEIYYSVDKIQTEILGINHPDTMITKHSIASCLNNMGKYNEALEIYYSVDKIKTEILGINHPSTMTTKNNIAFCLDNMGKYNEALEIYYSVDKLQTEILGINHPSTMATKRNIAICLNNLETKRASCLII
- the LOC136075178 gene encoding uncharacterized protein LOC136075178 isoform X19, whose product is MSGVGKTHIARKYCEISYNFYKNVVWIDAAFAMLQTSMRNHCQILGFEVQDSKGDYFDIKVIVGKIHNYYKNEKTLYVFDNVDDESVKNLSMYISKKPNSFTLITSQWRTWSNNVNQMFVDVFSSEEAFAYVKNNTRESSDENIRNLIKELGYHPFAISQAIKYINIYKVSIEKYIDRYRSKPAEILDNNNFPTEEESKSAIKAINLVLIKLEKTQPFLFKLLNCLSHCDGQNISKQFITQISNQMETNDESLIDEAIGLLISYSLLNCFDDKKYTMHELTQLTCKCFQKRNSNTNTYLDLIENYFKVELNNVKDHIDYGNDFVFHFIFMFRTNGKRFSETFHHLTTSIKKLLVCKGLFEEAIEILKIVKNFNTETYGENNKITLLTKHNIASCLDDMGKYNEALEIYYSVDKIQTEILGINHPSTMTTKHNIANCLNRMGKYNEALEIYYSVDKIQTEILGINHPSTMTTKHNIASCLNRMGKYNEALEIYYSVDKIQTEILGINHPSTMATKHNIALCLNNMGKYNEALEIYYSVDKIKTEILGINHPSTMTTKNNIAFCLDNMGKYNEALEIYYSVDKIETEILGINHPSTMTTKHNIASCLDDMGKYNDALEIYYSVDKIQTEILGINHPDTMITKHSIASCLNNMGKYNEALEIYYSVDKIKTEILGINHPSTMTTKNNIAFCLDNMGKYNEALEIYYSVDKLQTEILGINHPSTMATKRNIAICLNNLETKRASCLII
- the LOC136075178 gene encoding uncharacterized protein LOC136075178 isoform X4, whose protein sequence is MSGVGKTHIARKYCEISYNFYKNVVWIDAAFAMLQTSMRNHCQILGFEVQDSKGDYFDIKVIVGKIHNYYKNEKTLYVFDNVDDESVKNLSMYISKKPNSFTLITSQWRTWSNNVNQMFVDVFSSEEAFAYVKNNTRESSDENIRNLIKELGYHPFAISQAIKYINIYKVSIEKYIDRYRSKPAEILDNNNFPTEEESKSAIKAINLVLIKLEKTQPFLFKLLNCLSHCDGQNISKQFITQISNQMETNDESLIDEAIGLLISYSLLNCFDDKKYTMHELTQLTCKCFQKRNSNTNTYLDLIENYFKVELNNVKDHIDYGNDFVFHFIFMFRTNGKRFSETFHHLTTSIKKLLVCKGLFEEAIEILKIVKNFNTETYGENNKITLLTKHNIASCLDDMGKYNEALEIYYSVDKIQTEILGINHPSTMTTKHNIANCLNRMGKYNEALEIYYSVDKIQTEILGINHPSTMATKHNIALCLNNMGKYNEALEIYYSVDKIKTEILGINHPDTMITKHNIALCLNRMGKYNEALEIYYSVDKIQTEILGINHPSTMTTKHNIALCLNNMGKYNEALEIYYSVDKIKTEILGINHPDTMITKHSIASCLDDMGKYNDALEIYYSVDKIRTEILGINHPDTMTTKHNIASCLDNMGKYNEALEIYYSVDKIQTEILGINHPSTMTTKHNIASCLNRMGKYNEALEIYYSVDKIQTEILGINHPSTMATKHNIALCLNNMGKYNEALEIYYSVDKIKTEILGINHPSTMTTKNNIAFCLDNMGKYNEALEIYYSVDKIETEILGINHPSTMTTKHNIASCLDDMGKYNDALEIYYSVDKIQTEILGINHPDTMITKHSIASCLNNMGKYNEALEIYYSVDKIKTEILGINHPSTMTTKNNIAFCLDNMGKYNEALEIYYSVDKLQTEILGINHPSTMATKRNIAICLNNLETKRASCLII